A genomic segment from Streptomyces sp. NBC_00459 encodes:
- a CDS encoding RidA family protein, producing the protein MSAVEARLAELGLTLPAVVPPLAAYQPAVQSGVYVYTSGQLPMVDGKLPVTGKVGAEVTPEEAKQLARTCALNALAAVKSVAGDLDRIARVVKVVGFVASAPDFTGQPAVLNGASELLGEVLGDKGVHARSAVGVAVLPLDAPVEVEVQVELFSPSGV; encoded by the coding sequence GTGAGCGCGGTCGAGGCGCGCCTCGCCGAGCTGGGGCTGACACTGCCCGCGGTCGTGCCGCCGCTGGCCGCGTACCAGCCCGCTGTCCAGTCCGGGGTGTACGTGTACACCTCGGGCCAGCTGCCCATGGTGGACGGGAAACTCCCGGTCACCGGCAAGGTGGGCGCGGAGGTCACGCCCGAGGAGGCCAAACAACTGGCCCGCACGTGTGCGCTGAACGCGCTCGCGGCGGTCAAGTCGGTCGCCGGTGACCTCGACCGCATCGCGCGTGTCGTGAAGGTCGTCGGCTTCGTCGCCTCGGCGCCCGACTTCACGGGCCAGCCGGCGGTCCTCAACGGCGCGAGCGAACTCCTCGGCGAGGTACTGGGCGACAAGGGCGTCCACGCCCGCAGCGCGGTCGGCGTGGCGGTACTGCCACTCGACGCGCCTGTGGAGGTAGAGGTCCAGGTGGAGCTTTTCAGCCCGTCCGGCGTTTGA
- a CDS encoding DUF4177 domain-containing protein: MTKWEYSTVPLLVHATKQILDTWGEDGWELVQVVPGPNNPEQLVAYLKREKA, encoded by the coding sequence ATGACCAAGTGGGAATACTCGACCGTGCCGCTGCTCGTCCACGCCACGAAGCAGATTCTGGACACCTGGGGCGAGGACGGCTGGGAGCTCGTCCAGGTCGTGCCCGGGCCCAACAACCCCGAGCAGCTCGTGGCGTACCTGAAGAGGGAGAAGGCGTGA
- a CDS encoding ArsA-related P-loop ATPase: MSRFQVVSGKGGTGKTTVAAALSLALATEGKRTLLVEVEGRQGIAQLFETEVLPYEERKIAVAPGGGEVFALAIDPEQALLDYLQMFYKLGSAGRALKKLGAIDFATTVAPGIRDVLLTGKACEAVRRKDKSGRFAYDHVVMDAPPTGRITRFLNVNDEVAGLAKIGPIHNQAQAVMRVLKSPETAVHLVTLLEEMPVQETADGIAELRAAKLPVGRIIVNMVRPEVLDEAELELVRAAPRSALARSLSAAGLGGARRGGNAEKLVDPLLTQAEEYAERYALEHEQRSVLAELRLPTHELPLFTEGMDLAGLYELANELRKQRMS; encoded by the coding sequence GTGAGCAGGTTCCAGGTCGTCAGCGGTAAGGGCGGGACCGGAAAGACCACGGTCGCCGCAGCGCTCTCGCTCGCCCTCGCCACCGAGGGGAAGCGCACGCTTCTCGTCGAGGTCGAGGGCAGGCAGGGCATCGCGCAGCTCTTCGAGACAGAAGTGCTGCCTTATGAGGAGCGGAAGATCGCCGTCGCTCCCGGGGGCGGGGAGGTGTTCGCCCTCGCCATCGACCCCGAGCAGGCGCTGCTGGACTACCTCCAGATGTTCTACAAGCTCGGGAGCGCAGGCCGCGCCCTGAAGAAACTCGGCGCGATCGACTTCGCCACCACCGTCGCCCCCGGGATCAGGGACGTACTCCTGACCGGCAAGGCGTGCGAGGCGGTCCGGCGGAAGGACAAGAGCGGGCGGTTCGCCTACGACCACGTCGTGATGGACGCCCCGCCGACCGGGCGCATCACCCGGTTCCTGAACGTCAACGACGAGGTGGCCGGCCTCGCGAAGATCGGCCCGATACACAATCAGGCGCAGGCCGTGATGCGCGTGCTCAAGTCGCCCGAGACGGCGGTGCATCTGGTGACACTGCTGGAGGAGATGCCCGTCCAGGAGACCGCGGACGGTATCGCCGAGCTGCGGGCGGCGAAGCTGCCGGTGGGGCGGATCATCGTCAACATGGTGCGGCCCGAGGTTTTGGACGAGGCCGAGCTGGAACTCGTACGGGCGGCTCCGCGCAGCGCGCTCGCGCGGTCGCTGTCGGCCGCCGGGCTCGGCGGGGCGCGGCGCGGCGGGAACGCCGAGAAGCTGGTGGACCCGCTGCTGACCCAGGCCGAGGAGTACGCGGAACGGTATGCGCTGGAGCACGAACAGCGTTCCGTGCTGGCCGAGTTGCGGCTGCCGACGCACGAACTGCCGCTGTTCACCGAGGGCATGGACCTGGCAGGTCTGTACGAACTGGCCAACGAGCTGCGGAAGCAGAGGATGTCATGA
- a CDS encoding ArsA family ATPase: MSPDPHDTASRHGLSPARVLEVDPLIDDPKTRIVVCCGAGGVGKTTTAAALGLRAAERGRKVVVLTIDPARRLAQSMGIDSLDNVPRRVKGVEGAGELHAMMLDMKRTFDEIVEAHADGERAAAILANPFYQSLSAGFAGTQEYMAMEKLGQLRSRDEWDLIVVDTPPSRSALDFLDAPKRLGSFLDGRLIRLLTAPAKLGGRAGMKFLNVGMSMMTGTLGKLLGGQLLKDVQTFVAAMDTTFGGFRTRADATFQLLQAPGTAFLVVAAPERDALREAAYFVERLAAEDMPLAGLVLNRVHGSGAAQLSAERALAAAENLEEPRIVDQEDGKAGLRNSPDTYGSSDRPDHPDHSAHSDVEEHVEGSPTATDSDPTVDPSEPTVQQLTAGLLRLHADRMQLLSREQRTRDRFTALHPEVAVTEVAALPGDVHDLAGLRNIGDRLATERPELPELPRTSG, encoded by the coding sequence ATGAGTCCGGACCCGCACGACACCGCTTCCCGCCATGGCCTGTCCCCCGCGCGCGTGCTTGAGGTGGACCCGTTGATCGACGATCCGAAGACGCGGATCGTGGTGTGCTGTGGGGCCGGCGGGGTCGGTAAGACGACCACCGCGGCGGCGCTCGGGCTGCGCGCCGCCGAGCGGGGGCGGAAGGTGGTCGTGCTCACCATCGACCCGGCCCGCAGGCTCGCACAGTCCATGGGCATCGACTCGCTCGACAACGTGCCGCGGCGGGTCAAGGGCGTCGAGGGCGCCGGCGAACTGCACGCCATGATGCTCGACATGAAGCGGACGTTCGACGAGATCGTCGAGGCGCACGCCGACGGTGAGCGGGCCGCCGCGATCCTCGCCAACCCCTTCTACCAGTCGCTCTCGGCGGGCTTCGCGGGCACGCAGGAGTACATGGCAATGGAGAAGCTGGGGCAGCTGCGGTCGCGCGACGAATGGGACCTCATCGTCGTCGACACGCCTCCGTCCCGGTCCGCGCTGGACTTCCTGGACGCCCCGAAGCGGCTCGGGTCGTTTCTCGACGGCCGGCTGATCCGGCTGCTGACGGCGCCGGCGAAGCTGGGCGGGCGTGCGGGAATGAAGTTCCTGAACGTCGGGATGTCGATGATGACCGGCACCCTGGGCAAGCTTCTGGGCGGCCAACTCCTCAAGGACGTCCAGACGTTCGTGGCCGCGATGGACACCACCTTCGGTGGTTTCCGTACCCGCGCCGACGCCACGTTCCAGCTGCTTCAGGCGCCCGGCACGGCGTTCCTGGTGGTGGCGGCCCCGGAGCGGGACGCGCTGCGCGAAGCCGCGTACTTCGTGGAGCGGCTGGCCGCGGAGGACATGCCGCTCGCCGGGCTGGTGCTCAACCGGGTCCACGGCAGCGGCGCCGCCCAGCTGTCGGCCGAGCGTGCGCTCGCCGCCGCGGAAAATCTTGAAGAGCCCCGCATTGTCGATCAGGAGGACGGGAAAGCTGGACTTCGTAACTCTCCCGACACGTACGGCAGTTCAGACCGGCCAGATCATCCGGATCACTCAGCTCACTCGGACGTCGAAGAACACGTCGAAGGCTCCCCCACCGCCACCGACAGTGACCCGACCGTCGACCCGAGTGAACCCACCGTCCAGCAACTCACCGCAGGCCTGCTCCGGCTGCACGCCGACCGTATGCAACTGCTCTCCCGCGAGCAGCGCACACGCGACCGCTTCACCGCGCTCCACCCGGAGGTGGCGGTGACCGAGGTCGCCGCACTGCCCGGCGACGTACATGACCTCGCGGGCCTGCGGAACATCGGCGACCGGCTCGCGACCGAACGGCCGGAGCTGCCGGAGCTTCCCAGGACGAGTGGCTGA
- the wblA gene encoding transcriptional regulator WblA, producing MGWVTDWSAQAACRTTDPDELFVQGAAQNRAKAVCTGCPVRTECLADALDNRVEFGVWGGMTERERRALLRRRPTVTSWRRLLETARTEYERGAGILPLDEEEVYENYLAVS from the coding sequence ATGGGCTGGGTTACCGACTGGAGTGCGCAGGCGGCCTGCCGCACTACCGATCCGGATGAACTGTTCGTTCAAGGAGCAGCGCAGAACAGGGCCAAGGCGGTGTGCACCGGATGTCCGGTACGCACGGAATGCCTGGCTGACGCGCTCGACAACCGCGTCGAGTTCGGCGTGTGGGGAGGAATGACGGAGCGGGAGCGCCGCGCACTGCTGCGCAGGCGTCCCACCGTCACCTCGTGGCGTCGGCTGCTCGAAACCGCGCGTACGGAGTACGAGCGGGGGGCGGGAATCCTGCCCCTCGACGAGGAAGAGGTGTACGAGAACTACTTGGCGGTGAGCTGA
- a CDS encoding transglycosylase domain-containing protein, which translates to MPNKRSGGGLSVVQQAAKFLGVSVLSGAVMAGIALPAAGALGLAAKGSVEGFDEIPANLKRPPLSQRTTILDAKGGQLATVYSRDRTVVELKNISPYMQKAIVAIEDSRFYEHGAVDLKGVLRALNKNAQSGGVAEGASTLTQQYVKNVFVEEAGDDPTKVAQAQQQTIGRKIKELKYAIQVEEELGKKKILENYLNITFFGQQAYGVEAGARRYFSKSAKDLTLPQAALLAGIVQSPTRYDPVNDPAEATKRRNTVLQRMAEVGDITRQEAAAAQEKPLGLKVSKPKNGCIAAVKGAGFFCKYVEQEFLASPVFGKTREDRTKIWNQGGLTIRTTLDPQSQASVQASIKEHVYKSDKVATAVTLVEPGTGKILGMGQSKPYGYGKNETEINYSVGSDRGGSNFGFPTGSTFKPFVAAAALEEGRPAIQEYSAPYEMEYPSPVQTCSGSPWINQENAKVENESESEKGPYRLRKAMELSVNTYFVQMISDIGLCPVVKMTDALHVTQGNGDKLPEVPAIALGSKGISPLTMASAYAAFASRGMYCTPVAIESIKQKSNGQEKSLEVPKSTCSRAMSETTADTINTLLQGVVDSGTGQSAGLTDGRDNAGKTGTTDERKNAWFVGYTPTLSGAVWVGSAMQNVKMRNITIGGVWNELVFGGKVPGPIWKDAMTGALAGKDSGKFNFVPIIEPPVQKPDDNDGNDGGTGDDNDGNDGGATDGGNDNGGNTTFPTPSFSIPENLFQGQSNGNGNGGGRG; encoded by the coding sequence ATGCCAAACAAGCGCTCGGGCGGTGGCCTGTCGGTAGTCCAGCAGGCCGCCAAGTTCCTCGGTGTCAGCGTGCTCTCAGGAGCCGTCATGGCGGGCATCGCCCTGCCCGCCGCCGGCGCGCTCGGTCTCGCGGCCAAGGGGTCGGTCGAGGGGTTCGACGAGATCCCGGCCAACCTGAAGCGCCCGCCGCTGAGCCAGCGCACCACGATCCTGGACGCCAAGGGCGGTCAGCTCGCGACGGTCTACTCGCGTGACCGCACGGTCGTCGAGCTCAAGAACATCTCGCCGTACATGCAGAAGGCGATCGTCGCGATCGAGGACTCCCGGTTCTACGAGCACGGCGCGGTCGACCTCAAGGGCGTCCTGCGGGCGCTCAACAAGAACGCGCAGAGCGGCGGCGTCGCGGAGGGCGCCTCCACGCTCACGCAGCAGTACGTGAAGAACGTCTTCGTGGAGGAGGCCGGCGACGACCCGACGAAGGTCGCGCAGGCCCAGCAGCAGACGATCGGCCGCAAGATCAAGGAGCTGAAGTACGCGATCCAGGTCGAGGAGGAGCTGGGCAAGAAGAAGATCCTCGAGAACTACCTGAACATCACGTTCTTCGGCCAGCAGGCCTACGGCGTCGAGGCCGGCGCCCGCCGCTACTTCTCCAAGTCCGCGAAGGACCTCACTCTCCCCCAGGCGGCCCTTCTGGCCGGCATCGTCCAGTCGCCGACCCGGTACGACCCGGTGAACGACCCGGCGGAGGCCACCAAGCGCCGCAACACCGTGCTCCAGCGCATGGCGGAGGTCGGTGACATCACCCGGCAGGAGGCCGCCGCCGCCCAGGAGAAGCCGCTCGGCCTGAAGGTCAGCAAGCCCAAGAACGGCTGCATCGCGGCGGTCAAGGGCGCGGGCTTCTTCTGCAAGTACGTCGAGCAGGAGTTCCTCGCCAGCCCGGTCTTCGGCAAGACCCGCGAGGACCGGACGAAGATCTGGAACCAGGGCGGCCTGACCATCCGAACGACGCTGGACCCGCAGTCCCAGGCGTCCGTGCAGGCGTCGATCAAGGAGCACGTGTACAAGTCGGACAAGGTGGCGACGGCGGTCACGCTGGTCGAGCCGGGCACCGGCAAGATCCTCGGCATGGGCCAGTCGAAGCCGTACGGCTACGGCAAGAACGAGACCGAGATCAACTACTCGGTCGGCAGCGACCGGGGCGGCTCCAACTTCGGCTTCCCGACCGGTTCGACGTTCAAGCCGTTCGTGGCGGCGGCGGCCCTGGAGGAGGGGCGCCCGGCGATCCAGGAGTACTCGGCGCCGTACGAGATGGAGTACCCGAGCCCGGTCCAGACGTGCAGCGGCAGTCCGTGGATCAACCAGGAGAACGCGAAGGTCGAGAACGAGAGCGAGTCGGAGAAGGGCCCGTACCGCCTGCGCAAGGCGATGGAGCTGTCGGTCAACACCTACTTCGTGCAGATGATCTCCGACATCGGCCTGTGCCCGGTGGTCAAGATGACCGACGCGCTGCACGTGACGCAGGGCAACGGCGACAAGCTCCCCGAGGTGCCCGCCATCGCCCTCGGTTCCAAGGGCATCTCCCCGCTGACGATGGCGAGCGCCTACGCGGCCTTCGCCTCCCGGGGCATGTACTGCACGCCGGTCGCCATCGAGTCGATCAAGCAGAAGTCCAACGGCCAGGAGAAGTCGCTGGAGGTCCCGAAGTCGACGTGCTCACGCGCGATGTCGGAGACGACCGCGGACACGATCAACACCCTGCTCCAGGGCGTCGTCGACTCCGGCACCGGTCAGTCGGCCGGCCTCACCGACGGCCGCGACAACGCGGGTAAGACGGGTACGACGGACGAGCGCAAGAACGCCTGGTTCGTCGGCTACACCCCGACCCTGTCGGGCGCCGTCTGGGTCGGCAGCGCCATGCAGAACGTGAAGATGCGCAACATCACGATCGGCGGCGTCTGGAACGAACTCGTCTTCGGCGGCAAGGTCCCGGGCCCCATCTGGAAGGACGCCATGACCGGCGCCCTCGCGGGCAAGGACTCCGGGAAGTTCAACTTCGTCCCCATCATCGAACCGCCCGTCCAGAAGCCGGACGACAATGACGGCAACGACGGCGGCACCGGGGACGACAATGACGGCAACGACGGCGGCGCGACGGACGGCGGCAACGACAACGGCGGCAACACGACGTTCCCGACCCCGTCCTTCTCCATCCCGGAGAACCTCTTCCAGGGCCAGAGCAACGGAAACGGCAACGGGGGCGGCCGGGGCTGA
- a CDS encoding GatB/YqeY domain-containing protein produces MTTLKSKLREDLNAAIKERDELRSSTLRLTLTAITQEEVSGKEKRELSDEEVTKVITREAKKRREAADAFAQGNRPEQAEREKAEGVILAAYLPKQLDDEELNRIVAQAVEEAKAAGAEGPRAMGQVMKIVNPKVAGLAEGGRVAAVVKRLLAG; encoded by the coding sequence ATGACCACGCTCAAGTCGAAGCTCAGGGAAGACCTCAACGCCGCCATCAAGGAGCGCGACGAGCTCCGCTCCTCGACGCTCCGGCTCACCCTCACCGCGATCACCCAGGAAGAGGTCTCCGGCAAGGAGAAGCGCGAACTCTCCGACGAGGAGGTCACCAAGGTGATCACCCGCGAGGCGAAGAAGCGCCGCGAGGCCGCCGACGCCTTCGCGCAGGGCAACCGCCCCGAGCAGGCCGAGCGCGAGAAGGCGGAGGGCGTGATTCTCGCTGCCTACCTGCCCAAGCAGCTCGACGACGAGGAGCTGAACCGGATCGTCGCGCAGGCCGTCGAGGAGGCGAAGGCGGCCGGTGCCGAGGGGCCGCGTGCCATGGGCCAGGTCATGAAGATCGTGAACCCGAAGGTCGCGGGCCTCGCCGAGGGCGGCCGGGTCGCCGCCGTTGTGAAGAGGCTCCTCGCCGGCTGA
- a CDS encoding metallophosphoesterase has translation MRARYAVPLGITAVAAAGLVYSVGFETRFFRLRRVTVPVLPAGMRPLRVLQVSDIHMVGGQYKKQRWLRSLAGLRPDFVINTGDNLSDPEGVPEVLDALGPLMEFPGAYVFGSNDYYGPKFRNPGRYLLEKTQGKHGLNGNPPAVEVIHNPWEDLRDGFDTAGWLNLTNTRGTLKIDGMSVELTGLDDPHIKRDRYAQVAGGPSKTADFSMAVVHAPYLRVLDAFTADAYPLTLAGHTHGGQLCIPFYGALVTNCDLDTDRVKGLSTHTAEGRTSYLHVSAGCGANRYTPVRFACPPEATLLTLTPRG, from the coding sequence ATGCGCGCGCGATACGCAGTACCCCTGGGAATCACGGCGGTTGCCGCCGCCGGCCTCGTCTACTCGGTGGGTTTCGAGACCCGCTTCTTCCGCCTCCGACGGGTGACCGTGCCGGTGCTGCCCGCAGGTATGCGCCCCCTGCGCGTGCTCCAGGTCTCCGACATCCACATGGTCGGCGGGCAGTACAAGAAGCAGCGCTGGCTCCGTTCCCTGGCCGGCCTCCGCCCCGACTTCGTGATCAACACGGGCGACAACCTGTCCGACCCGGAGGGCGTGCCCGAGGTGCTGGACGCGCTCGGCCCGCTGATGGAGTTCCCGGGCGCGTACGTCTTCGGCTCGAACGACTACTACGGCCCCAAATTCCGTAACCCCGGCCGCTACTTGCTCGAGAAGACCCAGGGCAAACACGGCCTCAACGGCAACCCACCCGCCGTCGAAGTGATCCACAACCCGTGGGAGGACCTGCGCGACGGCTTCGACACGGCGGGCTGGCTGAACCTGACGAACACCCGCGGCACGCTGAAGATCGACGGCATGTCGGTCGAACTGACGGGCCTGGACGACCCGCACATCAAGCGGGACCGTTACGCACAGGTGGCCGGCGGCCCCTCGAAGACGGCGGACTTCTCGATGGCCGTCGTCCACGCCCCCTACCTCCGGGTCCTGGACGCGTTCACTGCGGACGCGTACCCGCTGACCCTGGCCGGCCACACGCACGGCGGCCAGCTCTGCATCCCCTTCTACGGCGCCCTGGTCACCAACTGCGACCTGGACACCGACCGCGTGAAGGGCCTGTCGACACACACGGCGGAGGGCCGGACGTCGTACCTCCACGTCTCGGCGGGCTGCGGCGCCAACCGCTACACGCCGGTACGGTTCGCCTGCCCGCCGGAGGCGACACTGCTGACGCTGACACCGCGAGGCTGA
- a CDS encoding Pr6Pr family membrane protein gives MTAPIPRDIPDLPALQGGPALLSSPVPATAVVTPARRPVTAIFRLLTAATAATAVAAELLLGSPLHVLSQFTIQSSILLTLVMTISAYRAWTARRPLPSALTGAALLYVAIGALVHHLLVTNPSSPFTTPPPPTGWHVLTDQILHTAIPIAALVNLLLLTASDQLHLRQTAPWLLYPLAYLAFSLARGELLLPGTPNRYLYGFLDVAEHGYKSVLGNALLLGLAFYALAVLLVTLDHIRPNPVHHRAKTGFRLGPPVG, from the coding sequence ATGACCGCCCCGATACCCAGGGACATCCCGGACCTCCCCGCACTGCAGGGCGGCCCGGCCCTCCTCTCCTCCCCCGTCCCCGCCACGGCGGTGGTGACCCCGGCCCGCCGCCCCGTGACGGCGATCTTCCGCCTCCTCACCGCCGCCACGGCGGCCACGGCCGTGGCGGCCGAGCTGCTCCTCGGCAGCCCACTCCACGTCCTGAGCCAGTTCACGATCCAGAGCAGCATCCTGCTGACCCTGGTCATGACCATCTCGGCCTACCGCGCCTGGACAGCCCGCCGCCCCCTGCCCTCCGCCCTGACGGGGGCGGCACTGCTGTACGTGGCGATCGGGGCCCTGGTCCACCACTTGCTGGTGACCAACCCGTCGAGCCCGTTCACCACACCGCCTCCTCCGACGGGCTGGCACGTCCTCACCGACCAGATCCTGCATACGGCGATCCCGATCGCGGCACTCGTGAACCTGCTGCTCCTGACCGCCTCCGACCAACTGCACCTGCGCCAGACGGCACCATGGCTTCTGTACCCCCTGGCGTACCTGGCCTTCTCCCTGGCCCGGGGCGAACTACTCCTCCCGGGCACACCGAACCGCTACCTGTACGGCTTCCTCGACGTGGCCGAGCACGGCTACAAGAGCGTCCTGGGCAACGCCCTCCTGCTCGGCCTCGCCTTCTACGCCCTCGCCGTACTCCTCGTAACCCTCGACCACATCCGCCCGAACCCCGTCCACCACCGCGCCAAAACCGGATTTCGCCTGGGGCCACCCGTGGGCTAA
- a CDS encoding SMI1/KNR4 family protein, translating to MSSIHEFATWEPLLRLIRAANAERLAAPGGYVAGQITQGSWSVPIRRPSPPPGQAAQFDEDEYYAVQRLQGALADADSHAISFVAEISPGGTTVLHLLGPGPAVEPGIGAPYPGALILVEDSVAEPWRRLPQPVPGARPALSADPVALERTLRERIPDAVGATEAEIAAAEARLGVALPDELKALYRVTRARWEDWGEDYEAADLVFEAVGCDLFPLDELFIADASTRDCDWRFAANVAVVTRPDAAVQDLVGSPGWIVFGGDGGGDLYAVDLTPGPHGHTGQIITLSRSAHTDADLVADSLTDLVLNRHSQESDDESSDDESGDESGGRREGESPVVARVGSGGLDSVQAAAHPELEVLHISVWGREPVSLAPVTGLPRLRTLTVYPGSLADPLEIAELTGLEFLELAPEDWRVLLDAGAVPRSLLAASIEIHGDRHPLPVVALANELLALWGRPPITRTVLDGRLGPVT from the coding sequence TTGTCCTCGATCCATGAGTTCGCCACCTGGGAGCCCCTGCTGAGGCTCATACGTGCCGCGAACGCGGAGCGTCTTGCCGCTCCGGGCGGTTATGTGGCGGGGCAGATCACCCAGGGCAGTTGGAGCGTGCCCATCCGGCGGCCGTCCCCGCCGCCCGGACAGGCCGCCCAGTTCGACGAGGACGAGTACTACGCGGTGCAACGACTGCAGGGCGCGCTCGCGGACGCCGATTCCCACGCCATCTCCTTCGTGGCGGAGATCTCCCCGGGCGGAACGACCGTGCTCCATCTGCTCGGTCCCGGGCCCGCCGTGGAGCCGGGCATCGGCGCTCCGTATCCGGGGGCGCTCATCCTGGTCGAGGATTCCGTTGCCGAACCCTGGCGCCGCCTTCCCCAGCCGGTGCCCGGGGCGAGGCCGGCCCTGTCGGCGGATCCGGTGGCGCTGGAGCGGACGCTGCGCGAGCGGATCCCGGACGCCGTCGGCGCAACCGAGGCGGAGATCGCCGCTGCGGAGGCCCGCCTCGGCGTCGCGTTGCCCGACGAACTCAAGGCGCTCTACCGGGTGACTCGGGCACGTTGGGAGGACTGGGGCGAGGACTACGAGGCAGCGGATCTCGTCTTCGAGGCGGTCGGCTGCGACCTCTTCCCGCTGGACGAACTGTTCATCGCCGACGCGTCGACCCGAGACTGCGACTGGCGGTTCGCGGCGAACGTGGCGGTCGTCACCCGGCCCGACGCCGCGGTGCAGGATCTGGTCGGCTCACCCGGCTGGATCGTCTTCGGCGGCGACGGCGGCGGCGACCTTTACGCGGTCGACCTCACTCCGGGCCCGCACGGACACACCGGGCAGATCATCACCCTGAGCCGCTCGGCCCACACCGACGCCGACCTCGTCGCCGACTCCCTCACCGATCTGGTGCTGAACCGGCACAGCCAAGAGAGTGACGACGAGAGTAGTGACGACGAGAGTGGCGACGAGAGCGGCGGCCGTCGCGAGGGCGAGTCGCCGGTGGTGGCCCGGGTCGGCTCCGGAGGTCTGGACAGTGTCCAGGCCGCAGCCCACCCCGAGCTGGAGGTCCTGCACATCAGCGTGTGGGGGCGCGAGCCCGTCAGCCTCGCCCCCGTCACCGGGCTGCCCCGGCTCCGGACACTCACCGTCTACCCGGGTTCGCTCGCCGACCCGCTGGAGATCGCCGAGCTGACAGGGCTGGAGTTCCTGGAGCTCGCGCCGGAGGACTGGCGTGTCCTCCTCGACGCCGGAGCCGTCCCGCGCAGTCTGCTGGCCGCCTCCATCGAGATTCACGGCGACCGGCATCCGCTCCCGGTCGTGGCCCTCGCCAACGAACTCCTCGCCCTGTGGGGTCGCCCTCCGATCACCCGGACCGTTCTCGACGGCCGTCTCGGCCCCGTGACGTAA
- a CDS encoding PP2C family protein-serine/threonine phosphatase, which translates to MRKPQIDYSAVFRALPGMVALLTPDLVYVDANDDFVRLSGRTREQLVGRYIFDVFPENPHDPAAAGMRETEASMLRTVTTGERDTMALLRYDIEDPAQPGHWQEHYWSPVNAPVLGPDGKVALIAHRVEEVTDLIRAFGGPGGDSRNRALEAELYTRARELQEVNERLRAAHAREREVALALQAAMLPQPGPTGPHRAAVRYRPAVGALNVCGDWYDLVELPGGSLAVAVGDVVGHGLAAACAMGQLRSALSGATRVAGGPAQALDALDLYARSVEGAESTTAVTTFIGWDSHTITYSCAGHPPPALVHPNGKVTFLDQATDPPLAARPEHSPRPQARTSFTEGAVLVLYTDGLIECRDQDIDTGLARLADSLTRHRHATPETMADALLTDLLPPTGNTDDTALIVLRL; encoded by the coding sequence ATGAGGAAACCGCAGATCGACTACTCGGCGGTCTTCCGGGCCCTGCCCGGCATGGTGGCCCTGCTCACCCCTGACCTGGTGTACGTCGACGCCAACGACGACTTCGTGCGGCTGTCCGGGCGTACCCGCGAGCAGTTGGTGGGCCGCTACATCTTCGACGTCTTTCCCGAGAACCCCCATGACCCGGCCGCGGCCGGCATGCGGGAGACCGAGGCCTCGATGCTCCGCACGGTGACCACCGGTGAGCGCGACACCATGGCGCTGCTCCGCTACGACATCGAGGACCCGGCACAGCCCGGCCACTGGCAGGAGCACTACTGGAGCCCGGTCAACGCCCCGGTCCTCGGCCCCGACGGCAAGGTCGCGCTGATCGCGCACCGGGTGGAGGAGGTCACCGACCTCATCCGCGCCTTCGGCGGTCCGGGCGGTGACAGCAGGAACCGCGCGCTGGAGGCCGAGCTCTACACCCGTGCCCGCGAGCTGCAGGAGGTCAACGAGCGGCTGCGCGCGGCGCACGCCCGTGAGCGCGAAGTCGCCCTGGCCCTCCAGGCGGCGATGCTGCCCCAGCCGGGCCCGACCGGGCCGCACAGGGCGGCCGTGCGTTACCGGCCCGCCGTCGGCGCGCTGAACGTGTGCGGCGACTGGTACGACCTGGTCGAGCTGCCCGGCGGGAGCCTCGCGGTCGCCGTCGGCGACGTCGTCGGTCACGGCCTGGCGGCCGCCTGTGCCATGGGGCAGTTGCGCAGTGCCCTGAGCGGTGCCACTCGCGTCGCGGGAGGTCCGGCCCAGGCCCTGGACGCCCTCGATCTGTACGCCCGCTCCGTCGAGGGCGCCGAGTCGACCACCGCGGTGACGACCTTCATCGGCTGGGACAGTCACACCATCACCTACAGCTGCGCGGGCCACCCTCCGCCGGCCCTCGTGCACCCCAACGGCAAGGTCACCTTCCTCGACCAGGCCACCGACCCACCGCTCGCCGCGCGGCCCGAGCACAGCCCCCGCCCGCAGGCCCGTACGTCCTTCACCGAAGGCGCCGTTCTGGTCCTGTACACCGACGGCCTGATCGAATGCCGCGACCAGGACATCGACACCGGCCTGGCCCGCCTCGCCGACTCCCTCACCCGCCACCGGCACGCGACTCCCGAGACCATGGCCGACGCCCTCCTGACCGATCTCCTGCCGCCCACCGGCAACACCGACGACACCGCCCTGATCGTCCTGCGTCTGTGA